In Carassius auratus strain Wakin chromosome 49, ASM336829v1, whole genome shotgun sequence, one DNA window encodes the following:
- the atp6v0a1b gene encoding V-type proton ATPase 116 kDa subunit a isoform X3 — translation MGELFRSEEMTLAQLFLQSEAAYCCVSELGELGMVQFRDLNPDVNVFQRKFVNEVRRCEEMDRKLRFVEKEIKKANIPAMDTGENPEVPFPRDMIDLEATFEKLENELKEINTNQEALKKNFLELTELKHILRRTQQFFDEMEDPNLLEESSSLLDPSEAGRGAPLRLGFVAGVINRERIPTFERMLWRVCRGNVFLRQTEIEDPLEDPTTGDQVHKSVFIIFFQGDQLKNRVKKICEGFRASLYPCPETPQERKEMAAGVNTRIDDLQMVLNQTEDHRQRVLQAAAKTIRVWFIKVRKMKAIYHTLNLCNIDVTQKCLIAEVWCPVSDLDSIQFALRRGTERSGSTVPSILNRMQTKQTPPTFNKTNKFTSGFQNIVDAYGIGTYREINPAPYTIITFPFLFAVMFGDMGHGVLMTCAALYLVIRETRLLAQKSDNEMFNMIFAGRYIILLMGIFSVYTGLIYNDCFSKSLNMFGSSWSVRPMFFPRGNWSFETLDGNSVLQLDPAVPGVFGGPYPLGIDPIWNVATNKLTFLNSFKMKMSVILGVIHMVFGVSLSLFNHLYFNKPLNIFFGFIPEIVFMCSLFGYLILLIFYKWTAYDAVTSKDAPSLLIAFINMCLFNYNDPTNKPLYRGQMGIQSLLVVIALACVPCMLVVKTMVLRRQYLWKKHLGTQKFGGIRVGNGPTEDEAEIIDHDQLSQHSEEGDEHSEEEPFNFGDVAVHQAIHTIEYCLGCISNTASYLRLWALSLAHAQLSEVLWGMVMHLGLSSRSGGGFFGLSIIFAAFATLTVCILLIMEGLSAFLHALRLHWVEFQNKFYVGQGFKFVPFSFESILEGRFDE, via the exons ATGGGGGAGTTGTTCCGCAGTGAGGAGATGACTCTGGCCCAGCTCTTCCTCCAGTCTGAAGCGGCCTACTGCTGTGTCAGTGAACTGGGAGAGCTGGGAATGGTCCAGTTCAGAGAT CTCAACCCTGATGTGAACGTGTTTCAGAGGAAGTTTGTGAATGAAGTGAGACGTTGTGAGGAGATGGACAGGAAGCTCA GGTTTGTAGAGAAAGAAATTAAGAAAGCCAACATTCCAGCAATGGACACTGGTGAGAATCCCGAAGTCCCATTCCCACGAGACATGATTGACCTTGAG GCCACCTTTGAGAAGCTGGAGAATGAGCTCAAAGAGATCAACACCAATCAAGAAGCCCTGAAGAAGAACTTTCTAGAGCTGACAGAACTCAAGCATATCCTCAGACGTACTCAGCAGTTCTTTGATGAG ATGGAGGATCCGAACCTTTTGGAAGAATCATCATCTCTGCTAGACCCCAGTGAGGCTGGTCGAGGTGCCCCACTGCGACTAGG GTTTGTGGCTGGGGTTATAAACCGGGAGAGAATCCCAACGTTTGAGAGGATGCTGTGGAGAGTCTGCCGTGGAAATGTCTTTTTACGTCAGACAGAGATTGAGGACCCTCTTGAGGACCCCACAACC GGAGACCAGGTGCACAAATCTGTGTTTATCATCTTCTTCCAAGGAGACCAGCTGAAGAACAGAGTCAAGAAGATCTGTGAAGG GTTCCGCGCATCTCTGTACCCGTGCCCTGAGACCCCTCAGGAGAGGAAGGAGATGGCAGCAGGTGTCAACACCCGCATTGATGACCTCCAGATG GTTCTAAATCAAACCGAGGACCACCGGCAGAGGGTTTTGCAGGCCGCTGCGAAAACCATACGTGTGTGGTTCATCAAAGTGAGGAAGATGAAGGCCATTTATCACACCCTGAACCTCTGTAACATCGATGTTACACAGAAGTGTTTGATCGCTGAGGTCTGGTGTCCCGTTTCTGACCTCGATTCCATTCAATTTGCTCTGCGGAGGGGAACA gaACGGAGTGGTTCCACAGTTCCCTCCATCTTGAACCGAATGCAAACCAAACAGACTCCACCTACTTTCAACAAGACTAACAAGTTCACCTCGGGATTCCAGAACATCGTGGATGCTTACGGCATCGGAACCTACCGAGAGATCAACCCAG CACCATACACAATCATTACGTTCCCGTTCCTGTTTGCCGTCATGTTTGGGGACATGGGTCACGGCGTGCTGATGACATGTGCCGCACTTTATCTGGTCATCAGAGAGACCCGTCTGCTCGCCCAGAAGAGTGACAATGAG ATGTTTAACATGATTTTTGCTGGACGTTATATCATTCTTTTGATGGGGATATTCTCAGTCTACACAGGACTGATCTACAATGACTGCTTCTCCAAGTCCCTCAACATGTTCGGCTCAAGCTGGAGTGTGCGGCCCATGTTTTTCCCCAGGGGGAACTGGTC gTTTGAGACTCTGGATGGTAACTCAGTTCTTCAGTTAGACCCTGCTGTTCCTGGCGTGTTTGGTGGCCCTTATCCTCTGGGCATTGACCCT ATCTGGAATGTTGCCACAAATAAGCTGACGTTCCTGAACTCGTTTAAGATGAAGATGTCTGTAATCCTGGGTGTCATTCACATGGTGTTTGGAGTCTCGCTGTCACTCTTCAATCACCT GTACTTCAATAAGCCTTTGAACATTTTCTTTGGTTTCATTCCTGAGATTGTGTTCATGTGCAGTCTGTTTGGTTATCTGATCCTGCTCATCTTCTACAAGTGGACGGCTTATGATGCAGTGACATCTAAAGATGCTCCCAGTCTACTGATTGCTTTCATCAACATGTGTCTTTTCAACTACAACGATCCTACCAACAAACCATTGTACCGAGGACAG ATGGGGATTCAGTCTCTGTTGGTGGTGATAGCTCTGGCGTGTGTGCCGTGTATGCTGGTGGTGAAGACTATGGTCCTGCGCCGTCAGTACCTGTGGAAGAAGCACCTG GGCACGCAGAAGTTCGGTGGCATCCGGGTGGGAAACGGGCCTACAGAAGACGAGGCGGAGATCATTGACCACGACCAGCTCTCGCAGCACTCAGAGGAAGGAGACGAG CATTCAGAAGAAGAACCG ttTAACTTTGGAGATGTGGCAGTTCATCAGGCCATTCACACTATAGAGTACTGTCTGGGCTGCATCTCCAACACTGCCTCATACCTGCGGCTCTGGGCCCTTAGTTTGGCTCATGCTC AGTTGTCTGAGGTTCTGTGGGGAATGGTGATGCATCTTGGACTGTCCTCGAGGAGTGGCGGTGGATTCTTTGGCCTATCGATCATTTTCGCTGCCTTTGCCACACTGACAGTGTGCATCCTACTCATCATGGAGGGACTGTCTGCATTTCTGCATGCTCTGCGCTTACATTG GGTGGAGTTCCAGAACAAATTCTACGTAGGACAGGGCTTCAAGTTTGTCCCGTTTTCCTTCGAGAGTATCCTGGAGGGTCGATTTGATGAATGA
- the atp6v0a1b gene encoding V-type proton ATPase 116 kDa subunit a isoform X1, whose translation MGELFRSEEMTLAQLFLQSEAAYCCVSELGELGMVQFRDLNPDVNVFQRKFVNEVRRCEEMDRKLRFVEKEIKKANIPAMDTGENPEVPFPRDMIDLEATFEKLENELKEINTNQEALKKNFLELTELKHILRRTQQFFDEMEDPNLLEESSSLLDPSEAGRGAPLRLGFVAGVINRERIPTFERMLWRVCRGNVFLRQTEIEDPLEDPTTGDQVHKSVFIIFFQGDQLKNRVKKICEGFRASLYPCPETPQERKEMAAGVNTRIDDLQMVLNQTEDHRQRVLQAAAKTIRVWFIKVRKMKAIYHTLNLCNIDVTQKCLIAEVWCPVSDLDSIQFALRRGTERSGSTVPSILNRMQTKQTPPTFNKTNKFTSGFQNIVDAYGIGTYREINPAPYTIITFPFLFAVMFGDMGHGVLMTCAALYLVIRETRLLAQKSDNEMFNMIFAGRYIILLMGIFSVYTGLIYNDCFSKSLNMFGSSWSVRPMFFPRGNWSFETLDGNSVLQLDPAVPGVFGGPYPLGIDPIWNVATNKLTFLNSFKMKMSVILGVIHMVFGVSLSLFNHLYFNKPLNIFFGFIPEIVFMCSLFGYLILLIFYKWTAYDAVTSKDAPSLLIAFINMCLFNYNDPTNKPLYRGQMGIQSLLVVIALACVPCMLVVKTMVLRRQYLWKKHLSQMREARPAENLETLEQKGTSSPTGLTQQGTQKFGGIRVGNGPTEDEAEIIDHDQLSQHSEEGDEHSEEEPFNFGDVAVHQAIHTIEYCLGCISNTASYLRLWALSLAHAQLSEVLWGMVMHLGLSSRSGGGFFGLSIIFAAFATLTVCILLIMEGLSAFLHALRLHWVEFQNKFYVGQGFKFVPFSFESILEGRFDE comes from the exons ATGGGGGAGTTGTTCCGCAGTGAGGAGATGACTCTGGCCCAGCTCTTCCTCCAGTCTGAAGCGGCCTACTGCTGTGTCAGTGAACTGGGAGAGCTGGGAATGGTCCAGTTCAGAGAT CTCAACCCTGATGTGAACGTGTTTCAGAGGAAGTTTGTGAATGAAGTGAGACGTTGTGAGGAGATGGACAGGAAGCTCA GGTTTGTAGAGAAAGAAATTAAGAAAGCCAACATTCCAGCAATGGACACTGGTGAGAATCCCGAAGTCCCATTCCCACGAGACATGATTGACCTTGAG GCCACCTTTGAGAAGCTGGAGAATGAGCTCAAAGAGATCAACACCAATCAAGAAGCCCTGAAGAAGAACTTTCTAGAGCTGACAGAACTCAAGCATATCCTCAGACGTACTCAGCAGTTCTTTGATGAG ATGGAGGATCCGAACCTTTTGGAAGAATCATCATCTCTGCTAGACCCCAGTGAGGCTGGTCGAGGTGCCCCACTGCGACTAGG GTTTGTGGCTGGGGTTATAAACCGGGAGAGAATCCCAACGTTTGAGAGGATGCTGTGGAGAGTCTGCCGTGGAAATGTCTTTTTACGTCAGACAGAGATTGAGGACCCTCTTGAGGACCCCACAACC GGAGACCAGGTGCACAAATCTGTGTTTATCATCTTCTTCCAAGGAGACCAGCTGAAGAACAGAGTCAAGAAGATCTGTGAAGG GTTCCGCGCATCTCTGTACCCGTGCCCTGAGACCCCTCAGGAGAGGAAGGAGATGGCAGCAGGTGTCAACACCCGCATTGATGACCTCCAGATG GTTCTAAATCAAACCGAGGACCACCGGCAGAGGGTTTTGCAGGCCGCTGCGAAAACCATACGTGTGTGGTTCATCAAAGTGAGGAAGATGAAGGCCATTTATCACACCCTGAACCTCTGTAACATCGATGTTACACAGAAGTGTTTGATCGCTGAGGTCTGGTGTCCCGTTTCTGACCTCGATTCCATTCAATTTGCTCTGCGGAGGGGAACA gaACGGAGTGGTTCCACAGTTCCCTCCATCTTGAACCGAATGCAAACCAAACAGACTCCACCTACTTTCAACAAGACTAACAAGTTCACCTCGGGATTCCAGAACATCGTGGATGCTTACGGCATCGGAACCTACCGAGAGATCAACCCAG CACCATACACAATCATTACGTTCCCGTTCCTGTTTGCCGTCATGTTTGGGGACATGGGTCACGGCGTGCTGATGACATGTGCCGCACTTTATCTGGTCATCAGAGAGACCCGTCTGCTCGCCCAGAAGAGTGACAATGAG ATGTTTAACATGATTTTTGCTGGACGTTATATCATTCTTTTGATGGGGATATTCTCAGTCTACACAGGACTGATCTACAATGACTGCTTCTCCAAGTCCCTCAACATGTTCGGCTCAAGCTGGAGTGTGCGGCCCATGTTTTTCCCCAGGGGGAACTGGTC gTTTGAGACTCTGGATGGTAACTCAGTTCTTCAGTTAGACCCTGCTGTTCCTGGCGTGTTTGGTGGCCCTTATCCTCTGGGCATTGACCCT ATCTGGAATGTTGCCACAAATAAGCTGACGTTCCTGAACTCGTTTAAGATGAAGATGTCTGTAATCCTGGGTGTCATTCACATGGTGTTTGGAGTCTCGCTGTCACTCTTCAATCACCT GTACTTCAATAAGCCTTTGAACATTTTCTTTGGTTTCATTCCTGAGATTGTGTTCATGTGCAGTCTGTTTGGTTATCTGATCCTGCTCATCTTCTACAAGTGGACGGCTTATGATGCAGTGACATCTAAAGATGCTCCCAGTCTACTGATTGCTTTCATCAACATGTGTCTTTTCAACTACAACGATCCTACCAACAAACCATTGTACCGAGGACAG ATGGGGATTCAGTCTCTGTTGGTGGTGATAGCTCTGGCGTGTGTGCCGTGTATGCTGGTGGTGAAGACTATGGTCCTGCGCCGTCAGTACCTGTGGAAGAAGCACCTG TCCCAGATGAGGGAGGCAAGACCTGCAGAGAATCTAGAAACTTTAGAGCAGAAAGGCACCAGCTCACCCACCGGACTCACCCAACAGGGCACGCAGAAGTTCGGTGGCATCCGGGTGGGAAACGGGCCTACAGAAGACGAGGCGGAGATCATTGACCACGACCAGCTCTCGCAGCACTCAGAGGAAGGAGACGAG CATTCAGAAGAAGAACCG ttTAACTTTGGAGATGTGGCAGTTCATCAGGCCATTCACACTATAGAGTACTGTCTGGGCTGCATCTCCAACACTGCCTCATACCTGCGGCTCTGGGCCCTTAGTTTGGCTCATGCTC AGTTGTCTGAGGTTCTGTGGGGAATGGTGATGCATCTTGGACTGTCCTCGAGGAGTGGCGGTGGATTCTTTGGCCTATCGATCATTTTCGCTGCCTTTGCCACACTGACAGTGTGCATCCTACTCATCATGGAGGGACTGTCTGCATTTCTGCATGCTCTGCGCTTACATTG GGTGGAGTTCCAGAACAAATTCTACGTAGGACAGGGCTTCAAGTTTGTCCCGTTTTCCTTCGAGAGTATCCTGGAGGGTCGATTTGATGAATGA
- the atp6v0a1b gene encoding V-type proton ATPase 116 kDa subunit a isoform X4, translating to MGELFRSEEMTLAQLFLQSEAAYCCVSELGELGMVQFRDLNPDVNVFQRKFVNEVRRCEEMDRKLRFVEKEIKKANIPAMDTGENPEVPFPRDMIDLEATFEKLENELKEINTNQEALKKNFLELTELKHILRRTQQFFDEMEDPNLLEESSSLLDPSEAGRGAPLRLGFVAGVINRERIPTFERMLWRVCRGNVFLRQTEIEDPLEDPTTGDQVHKSVFIIFFQGDQLKNRVKKICEGFRASLYPCPETPQERKEMAAGVNTRIDDLQMVLNQTEDHRQRVLQAAAKTIRVWFIKVRKMKAIYHTLNLCNIDVTQKCLIAEVWCPVSDLDSIQFALRRGTERSGSTVPSILNRMQTKQTPPTFNKTNKFTSGFQNIVDAYGIGTYREINPAPYTIITFPFLFAVMFGDMGHGVLMTCAALYLVIRETRLLAQKSDNEMFNMIFAGRYIILLMGIFSVYTGLIYNDCFSKSLNMFGSSWSVRPMFFPRGNWSFETLDGNSVLQLDPAVPGVFGGPYPLGIDPIWNVATNKLTFLNSFKMKMSVILGVIHMVFGVSLSLFNHLYFNKPLNIFFGFIPEIVFMCSLFGYLILLIFYKWTAYDAVTSKDAPSLLIAFINMCLFNYNDPTNKPLYRGQMGIQSLLVVIALACVPCMLVVKTMVLRRQYLWKKHLGTQKFGGIRVGNGPTEDEAEIIDHDQLSQHSEEGDEFNFGDVAVHQAIHTIEYCLGCISNTASYLRLWALSLAHAQLSEVLWGMVMHLGLSSRSGGGFFGLSIIFAAFATLTVCILLIMEGLSAFLHALRLHWVEFQNKFYVGQGFKFVPFSFESILEGRFDE from the exons ATGGGGGAGTTGTTCCGCAGTGAGGAGATGACTCTGGCCCAGCTCTTCCTCCAGTCTGAAGCGGCCTACTGCTGTGTCAGTGAACTGGGAGAGCTGGGAATGGTCCAGTTCAGAGAT CTCAACCCTGATGTGAACGTGTTTCAGAGGAAGTTTGTGAATGAAGTGAGACGTTGTGAGGAGATGGACAGGAAGCTCA GGTTTGTAGAGAAAGAAATTAAGAAAGCCAACATTCCAGCAATGGACACTGGTGAGAATCCCGAAGTCCCATTCCCACGAGACATGATTGACCTTGAG GCCACCTTTGAGAAGCTGGAGAATGAGCTCAAAGAGATCAACACCAATCAAGAAGCCCTGAAGAAGAACTTTCTAGAGCTGACAGAACTCAAGCATATCCTCAGACGTACTCAGCAGTTCTTTGATGAG ATGGAGGATCCGAACCTTTTGGAAGAATCATCATCTCTGCTAGACCCCAGTGAGGCTGGTCGAGGTGCCCCACTGCGACTAGG GTTTGTGGCTGGGGTTATAAACCGGGAGAGAATCCCAACGTTTGAGAGGATGCTGTGGAGAGTCTGCCGTGGAAATGTCTTTTTACGTCAGACAGAGATTGAGGACCCTCTTGAGGACCCCACAACC GGAGACCAGGTGCACAAATCTGTGTTTATCATCTTCTTCCAAGGAGACCAGCTGAAGAACAGAGTCAAGAAGATCTGTGAAGG GTTCCGCGCATCTCTGTACCCGTGCCCTGAGACCCCTCAGGAGAGGAAGGAGATGGCAGCAGGTGTCAACACCCGCATTGATGACCTCCAGATG GTTCTAAATCAAACCGAGGACCACCGGCAGAGGGTTTTGCAGGCCGCTGCGAAAACCATACGTGTGTGGTTCATCAAAGTGAGGAAGATGAAGGCCATTTATCACACCCTGAACCTCTGTAACATCGATGTTACACAGAAGTGTTTGATCGCTGAGGTCTGGTGTCCCGTTTCTGACCTCGATTCCATTCAATTTGCTCTGCGGAGGGGAACA gaACGGAGTGGTTCCACAGTTCCCTCCATCTTGAACCGAATGCAAACCAAACAGACTCCACCTACTTTCAACAAGACTAACAAGTTCACCTCGGGATTCCAGAACATCGTGGATGCTTACGGCATCGGAACCTACCGAGAGATCAACCCAG CACCATACACAATCATTACGTTCCCGTTCCTGTTTGCCGTCATGTTTGGGGACATGGGTCACGGCGTGCTGATGACATGTGCCGCACTTTATCTGGTCATCAGAGAGACCCGTCTGCTCGCCCAGAAGAGTGACAATGAG ATGTTTAACATGATTTTTGCTGGACGTTATATCATTCTTTTGATGGGGATATTCTCAGTCTACACAGGACTGATCTACAATGACTGCTTCTCCAAGTCCCTCAACATGTTCGGCTCAAGCTGGAGTGTGCGGCCCATGTTTTTCCCCAGGGGGAACTGGTC gTTTGAGACTCTGGATGGTAACTCAGTTCTTCAGTTAGACCCTGCTGTTCCTGGCGTGTTTGGTGGCCCTTATCCTCTGGGCATTGACCCT ATCTGGAATGTTGCCACAAATAAGCTGACGTTCCTGAACTCGTTTAAGATGAAGATGTCTGTAATCCTGGGTGTCATTCACATGGTGTTTGGAGTCTCGCTGTCACTCTTCAATCACCT GTACTTCAATAAGCCTTTGAACATTTTCTTTGGTTTCATTCCTGAGATTGTGTTCATGTGCAGTCTGTTTGGTTATCTGATCCTGCTCATCTTCTACAAGTGGACGGCTTATGATGCAGTGACATCTAAAGATGCTCCCAGTCTACTGATTGCTTTCATCAACATGTGTCTTTTCAACTACAACGATCCTACCAACAAACCATTGTACCGAGGACAG ATGGGGATTCAGTCTCTGTTGGTGGTGATAGCTCTGGCGTGTGTGCCGTGTATGCTGGTGGTGAAGACTATGGTCCTGCGCCGTCAGTACCTGTGGAAGAAGCACCTG GGCACGCAGAAGTTCGGTGGCATCCGGGTGGGAAACGGGCCTACAGAAGACGAGGCGGAGATCATTGACCACGACCAGCTCTCGCAGCACTCAGAGGAAGGAGACGAG ttTAACTTTGGAGATGTGGCAGTTCATCAGGCCATTCACACTATAGAGTACTGTCTGGGCTGCATCTCCAACACTGCCTCATACCTGCGGCTCTGGGCCCTTAGTTTGGCTCATGCTC AGTTGTCTGAGGTTCTGTGGGGAATGGTGATGCATCTTGGACTGTCCTCGAGGAGTGGCGGTGGATTCTTTGGCCTATCGATCATTTTCGCTGCCTTTGCCACACTGACAGTGTGCATCCTACTCATCATGGAGGGACTGTCTGCATTTCTGCATGCTCTGCGCTTACATTG GGTGGAGTTCCAGAACAAATTCTACGTAGGACAGGGCTTCAAGTTTGTCCCGTTTTCCTTCGAGAGTATCCTGGAGGGTCGATTTGATGAATGA
- the atp6v0a1b gene encoding V-type proton ATPase 116 kDa subunit a isoform X2: MGELFRSEEMTLAQLFLQSEAAYCCVSELGELGMVQFRDLNPDVNVFQRKFVNEVRRCEEMDRKLRFVEKEIKKANIPAMDTGENPEVPFPRDMIDLEATFEKLENELKEINTNQEALKKNFLELTELKHILRRTQQFFDEMEDPNLLEESSSLLDPSEAGRGAPLRLGFVAGVINRERIPTFERMLWRVCRGNVFLRQTEIEDPLEDPTTGDQVHKSVFIIFFQGDQLKNRVKKICEGFRASLYPCPETPQERKEMAAGVNTRIDDLQMVLNQTEDHRQRVLQAAAKTIRVWFIKVRKMKAIYHTLNLCNIDVTQKCLIAEVWCPVSDLDSIQFALRRGTERSGSTVPSILNRMQTKQTPPTFNKTNKFTSGFQNIVDAYGIGTYREINPAPYTIITFPFLFAVMFGDMGHGVLMTCAALYLVIRETRLLAQKSDNEMFNMIFAGRYIILLMGIFSVYTGLIYNDCFSKSLNMFGSSWSVRPMFFPRGNWSFETLDGNSVLQLDPAVPGVFGGPYPLGIDPIWNVATNKLTFLNSFKMKMSVILGVIHMVFGVSLSLFNHLYFNKPLNIFFGFIPEIVFMCSLFGYLILLIFYKWTAYDAVTSKDAPSLLIAFINMCLFNYNDPTNKPLYRGQMGIQSLLVVIALACVPCMLVVKTMVLRRQYLWKKHLSQMREARPAENLETLEQKGTSSPTGLTQQGTQKFGGIRVGNGPTEDEAEIIDHDQLSQHSEEGDEFNFGDVAVHQAIHTIEYCLGCISNTASYLRLWALSLAHAQLSEVLWGMVMHLGLSSRSGGGFFGLSIIFAAFATLTVCILLIMEGLSAFLHALRLHWVEFQNKFYVGQGFKFVPFSFESILEGRFDE, from the exons ATGGGGGAGTTGTTCCGCAGTGAGGAGATGACTCTGGCCCAGCTCTTCCTCCAGTCTGAAGCGGCCTACTGCTGTGTCAGTGAACTGGGAGAGCTGGGAATGGTCCAGTTCAGAGAT CTCAACCCTGATGTGAACGTGTTTCAGAGGAAGTTTGTGAATGAAGTGAGACGTTGTGAGGAGATGGACAGGAAGCTCA GGTTTGTAGAGAAAGAAATTAAGAAAGCCAACATTCCAGCAATGGACACTGGTGAGAATCCCGAAGTCCCATTCCCACGAGACATGATTGACCTTGAG GCCACCTTTGAGAAGCTGGAGAATGAGCTCAAAGAGATCAACACCAATCAAGAAGCCCTGAAGAAGAACTTTCTAGAGCTGACAGAACTCAAGCATATCCTCAGACGTACTCAGCAGTTCTTTGATGAG ATGGAGGATCCGAACCTTTTGGAAGAATCATCATCTCTGCTAGACCCCAGTGAGGCTGGTCGAGGTGCCCCACTGCGACTAGG GTTTGTGGCTGGGGTTATAAACCGGGAGAGAATCCCAACGTTTGAGAGGATGCTGTGGAGAGTCTGCCGTGGAAATGTCTTTTTACGTCAGACAGAGATTGAGGACCCTCTTGAGGACCCCACAACC GGAGACCAGGTGCACAAATCTGTGTTTATCATCTTCTTCCAAGGAGACCAGCTGAAGAACAGAGTCAAGAAGATCTGTGAAGG GTTCCGCGCATCTCTGTACCCGTGCCCTGAGACCCCTCAGGAGAGGAAGGAGATGGCAGCAGGTGTCAACACCCGCATTGATGACCTCCAGATG GTTCTAAATCAAACCGAGGACCACCGGCAGAGGGTTTTGCAGGCCGCTGCGAAAACCATACGTGTGTGGTTCATCAAAGTGAGGAAGATGAAGGCCATTTATCACACCCTGAACCTCTGTAACATCGATGTTACACAGAAGTGTTTGATCGCTGAGGTCTGGTGTCCCGTTTCTGACCTCGATTCCATTCAATTTGCTCTGCGGAGGGGAACA gaACGGAGTGGTTCCACAGTTCCCTCCATCTTGAACCGAATGCAAACCAAACAGACTCCACCTACTTTCAACAAGACTAACAAGTTCACCTCGGGATTCCAGAACATCGTGGATGCTTACGGCATCGGAACCTACCGAGAGATCAACCCAG CACCATACACAATCATTACGTTCCCGTTCCTGTTTGCCGTCATGTTTGGGGACATGGGTCACGGCGTGCTGATGACATGTGCCGCACTTTATCTGGTCATCAGAGAGACCCGTCTGCTCGCCCAGAAGAGTGACAATGAG ATGTTTAACATGATTTTTGCTGGACGTTATATCATTCTTTTGATGGGGATATTCTCAGTCTACACAGGACTGATCTACAATGACTGCTTCTCCAAGTCCCTCAACATGTTCGGCTCAAGCTGGAGTGTGCGGCCCATGTTTTTCCCCAGGGGGAACTGGTC gTTTGAGACTCTGGATGGTAACTCAGTTCTTCAGTTAGACCCTGCTGTTCCTGGCGTGTTTGGTGGCCCTTATCCTCTGGGCATTGACCCT ATCTGGAATGTTGCCACAAATAAGCTGACGTTCCTGAACTCGTTTAAGATGAAGATGTCTGTAATCCTGGGTGTCATTCACATGGTGTTTGGAGTCTCGCTGTCACTCTTCAATCACCT GTACTTCAATAAGCCTTTGAACATTTTCTTTGGTTTCATTCCTGAGATTGTGTTCATGTGCAGTCTGTTTGGTTATCTGATCCTGCTCATCTTCTACAAGTGGACGGCTTATGATGCAGTGACATCTAAAGATGCTCCCAGTCTACTGATTGCTTTCATCAACATGTGTCTTTTCAACTACAACGATCCTACCAACAAACCATTGTACCGAGGACAG ATGGGGATTCAGTCTCTGTTGGTGGTGATAGCTCTGGCGTGTGTGCCGTGTATGCTGGTGGTGAAGACTATGGTCCTGCGCCGTCAGTACCTGTGGAAGAAGCACCTG TCCCAGATGAGGGAGGCAAGACCTGCAGAGAATCTAGAAACTTTAGAGCAGAAAGGCACCAGCTCACCCACCGGACTCACCCAACAGGGCACGCAGAAGTTCGGTGGCATCCGGGTGGGAAACGGGCCTACAGAAGACGAGGCGGAGATCATTGACCACGACCAGCTCTCGCAGCACTCAGAGGAAGGAGACGAG ttTAACTTTGGAGATGTGGCAGTTCATCAGGCCATTCACACTATAGAGTACTGTCTGGGCTGCATCTCCAACACTGCCTCATACCTGCGGCTCTGGGCCCTTAGTTTGGCTCATGCTC AGTTGTCTGAGGTTCTGTGGGGAATGGTGATGCATCTTGGACTGTCCTCGAGGAGTGGCGGTGGATTCTTTGGCCTATCGATCATTTTCGCTGCCTTTGCCACACTGACAGTGTGCATCCTACTCATCATGGAGGGACTGTCTGCATTTCTGCATGCTCTGCGCTTACATTG GGTGGAGTTCCAGAACAAATTCTACGTAGGACAGGGCTTCAAGTTTGTCCCGTTTTCCTTCGAGAGTATCCTGGAGGGTCGATTTGATGAATGA